The following proteins are co-located in the Imtechella halotolerans genome:
- a CDS encoding putative LPS assembly protein LptD — MTKLIDFTTLYVTKSHILFVILTWISIGFLKAQETPAKTPLRIDAVKDTTKQKDKITATVVLDTIVKDSLSKDSTAAKKGKSSLLDKIRYKAIDYAKISQKRKEILLYNEAEVYYEDTELKAGIIILNYEKKEVYAGRIKDSAGNYTQAPYFKQGSNIVEPDSIRFNYETKRALIWNSKTEQDGSHVTAEIVKKENDSTYFMYEGRLTTSKNPDDPDYYIRIRNAKFVPKKKIIAGFSNMYIADVPTPIAVPFAYFPLTQERTSGFIFPTFGELNNRGYFLQNGGYYFAVSDYFDLALTGDYYTNGSYGLRADTQYRKRYKFSGNLGLRYENLINSQRGFPDYSRGTIYNIRWSHSQDTKSSPSSQFSASVNLGSSRYYQNSLNQFNSPNQLNNTLQSSISYTKTFTSYPSVRIGVTASHQQNTRTESINMTLPTLTANMDRIYPFVKRNSSRKGIIDNINFQYSMRAENSITTTDSLFFKKEMFENARTGVRHDIPISTSFKLLKYFNLGMSTSINEVWQLSTIRINDYDPSLRKSTIDTIKGFDRFTTYDFNASIGTTIYGMFNFGTDKKIQAIRHTITPIIGYGYNPSFDQYFDSYVANEFGAVRQYTRFQGGLFGTPRQGFSNTMSISLINKLEAKVRDRDSTKTEAKKITLLNNLNFNTSYDFNTNRISPIIMTGSTNLFQNKMGINFGATFNPYAIDDAGTQLDVLNINNGGGLARLTNANLTMNYSFSSKNFKGKDNTNNVATGGRPDDLFGTAQDFSDSRTMGNTEEGDDTEEAPTEYYRTSIPWDLRVAYSLSYSNIRRESEISNNSLMFSGNIDITPKWKVGASSGYDFKNQGFTYTQLRFERDLDSWRLNFNWVPFSANSSWYFFIGIKSSMLSDLKWDKRKVSDRSLN, encoded by the coding sequence ATGACCAAGTTAATAGATTTTACAACTTTGTACGTAACTAAATCACACATACTTTTTGTAATCCTCACTTGGATTTCTATTGGATTTCTGAAAGCTCAAGAAACCCCAGCGAAAACTCCATTACGCATAGACGCTGTTAAGGATACTACCAAACAAAAGGATAAAATAACGGCAACTGTAGTTCTTGACACTATTGTTAAAGATTCACTTTCAAAAGACTCAACAGCCGCTAAAAAAGGAAAATCTTCTTTACTGGACAAGATTCGTTACAAAGCAATTGATTACGCAAAAATAAGCCAAAAAAGAAAAGAGATTTTACTGTACAATGAAGCCGAAGTGTATTATGAAGATACTGAGCTTAAGGCTGGAATAATCATTCTTAATTACGAGAAAAAAGAAGTGTACGCAGGCCGAATCAAGGACTCCGCGGGTAATTACACTCAAGCACCCTATTTTAAACAAGGTAGTAATATAGTGGAACCTGATTCCATAAGGTTTAATTATGAAACCAAAAGGGCACTTATCTGGAATTCCAAAACAGAACAGGACGGTAGCCATGTAACTGCCGAAATTGTAAAAAAGGAAAATGATTCTACCTACTTTATGTACGAAGGGCGGTTAACTACTTCCAAGAATCCTGACGACCCTGACTACTACATTCGCATTCGGAACGCAAAATTTGTTCCTAAAAAGAAAATTATAGCTGGATTTAGCAATATGTATATTGCAGATGTACCTACACCAATTGCAGTACCATTTGCCTATTTTCCACTTACGCAAGAGCGAACCTCAGGTTTTATTTTTCCAACCTTTGGTGAATTAAACAACAGAGGTTACTTTTTGCAAAACGGAGGCTATTATTTTGCCGTAAGTGATTATTTTGATTTAGCCCTAACTGGTGATTATTACACCAATGGGAGTTATGGTTTACGGGCAGACACCCAATATAGAAAACGATATAAATTCTCGGGAAATTTAGGTCTACGCTATGAAAACCTAATTAACAGTCAAAGAGGTTTTCCGGATTATAGTCGTGGTACAATTTATAATATTCGTTGGTCTCATTCTCAAGACACCAAATCCAGTCCTAGTTCTCAATTTTCTGCCTCTGTTAACCTGGGAAGTAGTCGCTATTATCAAAACTCACTCAATCAATTTAATTCTCCTAATCAACTAAACAATACCTTACAATCCTCAATATCATATACAAAAACCTTTACTTCATATCCTAGTGTACGAATAGGCGTAACAGCCTCACATCAGCAAAACACTCGAACGGAATCTATAAATATGACACTTCCGACATTGACAGCTAATATGGACCGTATTTATCCTTTTGTTAAAAGAAATTCTTCTAGAAAGGGAATTATTGACAACATTAACTTCCAATATAGCATGCGTGCGGAAAACAGTATCACTACGACAGATAGCTTGTTTTTCAAAAAAGAAATGTTTGAAAATGCAAGAACTGGAGTTAGACACGATATTCCTATTAGCACCAGCTTTAAACTACTCAAATATTTCAACCTAGGCATGTCTACTTCAATTAATGAAGTATGGCAACTGAGTACCATAAGAATTAACGATTATGACCCATCTTTACGAAAATCTACCATTGACACCATAAAAGGATTTGATCGTTTTACAACCTATGACTTCAATGCTAGTATAGGCACAACTATTTACGGTATGTTTAACTTCGGTACCGATAAAAAAATTCAAGCCATCCGTCACACCATAACCCCTATTATCGGCTATGGCTACAACCCTAGTTTTGACCAATACTTTGATTCATATGTAGCCAACGAATTTGGAGCCGTACGACAATACACTCGTTTTCAAGGTGGTTTATTTGGAACTCCAAGACAAGGATTTTCAAATACTATGAGCATATCTTTGATTAACAAGCTAGAGGCTAAAGTTCGCGATAGAGATTCCACTAAAACCGAAGCAAAAAAAATCACACTATTAAACAATCTTAATTTCAACACCTCTTACGACTTTAACACCAATCGTATAAGTCCTATCATTATGACTGGAAGCACCAATCTTTTTCAAAATAAAATGGGAATAAATTTTGGAGCCACCTTCAACCCGTACGCAATTGACGATGCAGGCACTCAATTGGATGTCTTAAATATTAATAATGGTGGCGGTCTTGCCAGACTAACCAACGCGAATCTTACGATGAACTATTCCTTTTCAAGTAAAAATTTTAAAGGCAAAGACAACACCAATAATGTAGCTACCGGGGGTAGACCAGATGACCTATTTGGTACAGCTCAAGACTTTAGCGATAGTCGAACAATGGGAAATACAGAAGAAGGTGATGATACGGAGGAAGCTCCAACTGAATATTACCGAACATCCATCCCATGGGATCTAAGAGTAGCCTATTCTTTAAGTTACTCCAATATTAGAAGAGAAAGTGAAATATCTAATAACTCGCTCATGTTTTCAGGAAACATAGACATTACCCCAAAATGGAAAGTGGGAGCCTCTTCCGGTTATGATTTCAAGAACCAAGGATTTACCTACACACAACTTCGTTTTGAACGTGACTTAGATAGCTGGAGACTTAATTTCAACTGGGTTCCATTCAGCGCTAATTCTTCATGGTATTTCTTTATAGGAATCAAGTCCTCAATGCTTTCGGATTTAAAATGGGATAAACGAAAGGTTAGTGATCGTAGCTTAAATTAA
- a CDS encoding RidA family protein, producing MKKIIHTPKAPAPIGPYSQATMVGDVLYTSGQIALDPITGNLIEGGVEEETKQVMKNLEAVLEAAGMTFENVFKTTIFLKDMHQFSQVNAIYGSYFNDETAPARETVEVANLPKFVNVEISMMAAK from the coding sequence ATGAAAAAAATAATCCACACACCAAAAGCCCCTGCACCAATTGGCCCTTACAGTCAAGCTACCATGGTCGGTGACGTTCTTTACACTTCAGGACAAATAGCTTTAGATCCAATCACTGGAAACCTTATTGAGGGAGGTGTAGAAGAAGAAACAAAACAAGTAATGAAAAATCTTGAAGCTGTATTGGAGGCAGCTGGAATGACCTTTGAAAATGTGTTTAAAACAACAATTTTCCTAAAGGACATGCATCAATTTTCACAGGTTAACGCCATATACGGAAGTTATTTTAATGACGAGACAGCTCCGGCACGAGAAACGGTAGAAGTTGCAAATCTGCCGAAGTTTGTCAATGTAGAAATAAGCATGATGGCAGCTAAATAA
- a CDS encoding N-acetylglucosamine kinase-like protein, translating into MILIVDSGATKADWIALSESGEKLFFTQTLGLSPEVLTEEIIVERITNNYELYKSRKEVTKLYFYGAGCGTQRMRTFLGEIFQPFFENAEIAIKEDTYAAVYATIGSGAKSVVCILGTGSNCCMWDGEKLIQKVESLGYILMDDCSGNYFGRQLLRDFYFNKFPEDLAQKFNATFELDADVIKNHLYKLPNPNTYLATFAKFLIENKDEPYCQELIAKGMQLFIDNFIKQFEEAPQIPVHFVGSIAFYLQEELKTMLQKNGLSAGNILRKPIDGLVEYHLQHTI; encoded by the coding sequence ATGATATTAATCGTAGATAGTGGCGCCACCAAAGCTGATTGGATTGCACTAAGTGAATCAGGAGAAAAGTTGTTTTTTACACAAACACTTGGCTTGAGTCCAGAGGTGTTGACCGAAGAAATCATTGTTGAGCGCATCACAAATAATTATGAGCTGTATAAAAGTCGTAAGGAAGTAACTAAGCTTTATTTTTACGGTGCAGGATGTGGAACACAGCGTATGCGTACATTTTTAGGTGAAATATTCCAACCATTTTTTGAAAATGCGGAAATTGCCATTAAAGAGGACACCTATGCAGCCGTATATGCGACCATTGGTTCCGGAGCAAAATCTGTTGTGTGTATCTTAGGTACAGGATCCAATTGTTGTATGTGGGATGGAGAAAAATTGATTCAAAAGGTTGAGTCTTTAGGATATATCTTGATGGATGATTGTAGTGGAAATTATTTCGGAAGACAATTGTTGCGTGACTTTTATTTTAATAAGTTCCCAGAAGATTTGGCACAAAAGTTTAATGCTACCTTTGAATTGGATGCGGATGTAATAAAAAATCATTTGTATAAATTACCTAATCCTAATACCTATTTGGCAACGTTCGCTAAATTTTTAATAGAGAATAAGGATGAACCTTATTGCCAGGAACTAATAGCTAAGGGAATGCAGTTATTTATCGATAACTTTATTAAGCAGTTTGAAGAGGCTCCTCAGATACCAGTACATTTTGTAGGTAGTATTGCATTTTACCTTCAGGAGGAATTAAAGACGATGCTTCAAAAGAACGGGTTAAGTGCAGGGAATATATTGCGAAAGCCAATTGATGGTTTAGTGGAATACCATCTGCAACATACCATTTAA
- the gap gene encoding type I glyceraldehyde-3-phosphate dehydrogenase, translating to MSSLKIGINGFGRIGRLVFRATVKRPNVEIVAINDLLDVNHLAYLLEYDSVHGRFDGTVEVKDGHLVVDGKTIRITAERDPNNLKWDEVGVDVVAECTGIFTTLETAQTHINAGAKKVVISAPSADAPMFVMGVNHLNAKASDTIVSNASCTTNCLAPIAKVLNDNFGIDEALMTTVHATTATQLTVDGPSRKDWRGGRSAMLNIIPASTGAAKAVGKVIPELNGKLTGMAFRVPTADVSVVDLTVRLAKETSYDAIKKAMKEASEGELKGILGYTDEMVVSQDFIGDVRTSIFDADAGIELNSRFFKVVSWYDNEAGYSNKLVDLAQHIASL from the coding sequence ATGTCAAGTTTAAAAATTGGAATTAACGGTTTCGGTAGAATAGGAAGATTGGTGTTTAGAGCCACTGTGAAGAGACCAAATGTAGAGATTGTAGCAATCAATGATTTGTTAGATGTAAATCATTTAGCATATTTGTTAGAGTATGATTCAGTTCACGGACGTTTTGACGGAACTGTAGAGGTTAAAGACGGTCATTTGGTAGTTGATGGTAAAACCATTAGAATTACTGCAGAGAGAGATCCTAATAATTTAAAATGGGATGAAGTGGGAGTTGATGTGGTTGCAGAATGTACCGGTATTTTTACAACACTTGAAACAGCTCAAACACACATTAATGCGGGAGCAAAAAAGGTGGTTATCTCTGCTCCTTCAGCTGATGCTCCTATGTTTGTGATGGGAGTAAATCATCTTAATGCTAAAGCTTCTGATACCATTGTGTCTAACGCTTCTTGTACGACCAACTGTTTGGCTCCAATAGCAAAGGTGTTAAATGATAATTTTGGAATAGATGAAGCATTGATGACTACTGTGCACGCTACAACTGCTACCCAGCTTACTGTTGATGGGCCTTCTCGTAAAGATTGGAGAGGTGGGCGTAGTGCCATGTTAAACATCATTCCAGCCTCAACTGGGGCAGCTAAAGCGGTAGGTAAAGTAATTCCGGAGCTAAATGGAAAACTTACTGGTATGGCTTTCCGTGTTCCAACAGCGGATGTTTCTGTGGTAGACTTAACCGTACGTTTAGCTAAGGAAACTAGCTATGATGCCATTAAGAAGGCAATGAAAGAGGCCTCAGAGGGAGAACTAAAAGGAATTCTAGGTTATACTGATGAGATGGTTGTTTCCCAAGACTTTATTGGCGATGTGCGCACTTCTATTTTTGATGCTGATGCAGGGATTGAACTGAATTCTCGCTTTTTTAAAGTAGTATCTTGGTACGATAATGAAGCTGGATATTCAAATAAATTAGTAGACTTGGCACAGCATATTGCAAGCCTTTAA
- the pfkA gene encoding 6-phosphofructokinase — MSQSIKKMAVLTSGGDSPGMNAAIRSVVRTCAYYKIECYGVYRGYQGLIEGDFKEMNARSVKGIINKGGTILKSARSTEFRTPEGRKKAYDNLRAMGIDALVVIGGDGTFTGAIVLNKEFGFPVMGIPGTIDNDIFGTTHTLGYDTALNTVVDAIDKIRDTASSHNRLFFVEVMGRDVGHIALNAGVGAGAEEILIPEEDLGLDRLLESLERSRLSGKSSSIVVVAEGDKTGKNVFELKEYVEENLPDYDVRVSVLGHMQRGGSPSCFDRVLASRMGVTAVESILEGKTNYMVGLLNDKIELTPLENAVKGKSKIDIELLRVSDIMTT, encoded by the coding sequence ATGTCACAATCCATAAAAAAAATGGCTGTACTAACTTCCGGAGGTGATTCTCCTGGAATGAATGCGGCTATTCGTTCGGTAGTGCGTACTTGCGCTTATTATAAAATTGAATGTTACGGAGTTTACCGTGGCTATCAAGGACTAATTGAGGGCGATTTTAAAGAAATGAATGCTCGTAGCGTTAAAGGTATTATCAATAAGGGTGGTACCATTTTGAAGTCGGCTAGGTCTACTGAGTTTAGAACTCCAGAAGGAAGAAAGAAGGCTTACGATAATCTGCGTGCCATGGGAATTGATGCCCTGGTTGTTATCGGTGGAGACGGTACCTTTACAGGTGCCATTGTTCTTAATAAAGAATTTGGCTTTCCGGTAATGGGAATTCCAGGGACCATTGATAATGATATTTTCGGTACTACACATACATTGGGGTATGATACAGCCTTGAATACAGTGGTAGATGCTATTGATAAGATAAGGGATACTGCTAGTTCACATAATCGTTTGTTTTTTGTTGAGGTTATGGGAAGGGATGTAGGTCATATTGCATTGAATGCAGGTGTTGGTGCAGGTGCAGAAGAAATTCTAATTCCTGAAGAAGATTTGGGATTGGATCGTCTTTTAGAATCTCTAGAAAGAAGTAGACTGTCTGGAAAATCCTCTAGTATTGTTGTAGTAGCGGAAGGGGATAAGACAGGAAAGAATGTTTTTGAACTCAAAGAATATGTGGAGGAAAATCTTCCTGATTATGACGTTCGTGTCTCTGTTTTAGGACATATGCAACGTGGAGGATCACCTTCTTGCTTTGATCGTGTTTTAGCTAGTAGAATGGGAGTTACGGCTGTAGAGAGTATTCTTGAAGGAAAAACTAATTATATGGTAGGGCTCTTAAATGATAAGATTGAGCTTACACCACTTGAAAATGCAGTAAAAGGAAAATCAAAAATAGATATAGAGCTTTTACGAGTGTCTGATATTATGACTACGTAA
- a CDS encoding sodium:solute symporter family protein: protein MNLTSLDYGIIIAFFSIVLIIGIVVSRQSGKSSSEYFLSGRSMPWWLLGMSMVATTFSTDTPNLVTDLVRQNGVAGNWVWWAFLLTGMLTVFVYAKLWRKSNVATDIEFYELRYGGKPAQFLRGFRAVYLGLFFNILSISAVSLAAIKIGGIMLGLSPIETIGIASLITVVFSAIGGFRGVIYTDFVLFFVAMVGAIGAAYVAVNHEAVGGLSGLLSHEAVQDKINFLPDFNDKTLLINLLIIPLAVQWWSAWYPGAEPGGGGYIAQRMLAAKNENHAIGATFFFNIMHYALRPWPWILVALASLVVFPDLASIQAAFPNVEEGKLGHDLAYPAMLTFLPAGLLGLVLASLIAAFMSTISTHLNWGASYLVNDFYKRFIKPDASEKRLVNVGRITTFIIMLLGAMVALLLTNATQIFDIIIMFGAGTGLIFILRWFWWRINAWSEISAMFFSGIVSILFNLTSLGAILFGSATQEGIFESWLKFPMVVLSTTIVWVLTTLLTKPESKNTLNSFYLKIQPGGPGWKKIIDQAKDEGVELVTSKDKWSVPSGIIAMLWGCLLVYSCLFATGNWIYGETTYALILTGVAIGAAIGLLNVWRKMRKVML, encoded by the coding sequence ATGAATCTTACTTCTTTAGATTACGGAATTATTATTGCATTTTTTAGCATTGTACTTATAATTGGGATTGTTGTTTCAAGACAATCCGGAAAAAGCTCCAGCGAATACTTCCTCTCAGGGAGAAGTATGCCTTGGTGGCTACTGGGAATGTCCATGGTAGCAACTACCTTCTCTACCGACACCCCAAATCTTGTAACGGACTTGGTACGTCAAAATGGAGTGGCAGGAAACTGGGTATGGTGGGCATTTTTACTTACAGGTATGCTTACTGTATTTGTGTACGCCAAACTCTGGAGAAAATCTAATGTAGCTACCGATATTGAATTCTACGAATTACGCTATGGAGGTAAACCTGCACAATTCTTAAGAGGATTTAGAGCAGTATATCTAGGTTTATTTTTTAACATTTTGAGTATTTCAGCTGTTTCATTGGCGGCCATTAAAATTGGCGGTATTATGTTAGGGCTAAGCCCAATTGAGACCATTGGAATAGCCTCACTTATCACAGTAGTGTTCAGCGCTATAGGTGGTTTCAGAGGAGTAATATATACTGATTTTGTATTGTTTTTTGTCGCTATGGTGGGGGCAATTGGTGCCGCCTATGTTGCTGTAAACCATGAAGCAGTAGGTGGGCTTTCGGGATTATTATCTCATGAGGCTGTACAAGACAAAATCAACTTTTTACCAGATTTTAATGACAAAACACTTCTTATCAACCTTCTAATCATTCCACTAGCTGTACAGTGGTGGAGCGCTTGGTATCCAGGGGCAGAGCCTGGTGGAGGAGGCTATATCGCACAACGTATGCTTGCAGCCAAAAACGAAAATCACGCTATAGGTGCGACCTTCTTTTTTAACATCATGCACTATGCACTTCGTCCATGGCCATGGATATTGGTTGCTTTAGCTTCTCTAGTCGTATTTCCGGATCTTGCTAGTATACAGGCTGCATTTCCTAATGTTGAAGAAGGAAAATTAGGGCATGATTTAGCCTACCCTGCTATGCTTACCTTCCTACCTGCAGGATTGCTGGGATTGGTACTAGCCTCCCTAATTGCGGCATTTATGTCTACTATTTCAACTCACCTTAACTGGGGAGCATCCTATCTTGTAAATGATTTTTATAAGCGTTTTATAAAGCCAGATGCTTCCGAAAAAAGACTGGTTAACGTAGGAAGAATAACGACCTTTATCATCATGCTTCTTGGAGCGATGGTTGCCTTGTTACTTACCAATGCCACCCAGATATTCGATATTATAATTATGTTTGGTGCTGGTACAGGACTTATTTTTATCCTTCGCTGGTTCTGGTGGCGTATCAACGCATGGAGTGAAATATCAGCCATGTTCTTTTCAGGAATTGTATCCATTTTATTCAATTTAACCTCATTAGGCGCCATATTGTTTGGCTCAGCTACTCAAGAGGGCATTTTTGAGTCATGGTTAAAATTCCCAATGGTTGTATTATCTACCACCATAGTTTGGGTGTTGACAACCCTTCTGACCAAACCTGAATCGAAAAATACCCTAAATAGTTTTTATCTAAAAATTCAACCGGGAGGTCCTGGATGGAAGAAAATTATTGATCAAGCAAAAGATGAAGGTGTAGAATTAGTGACTTCCAAAGACAAATGGTCAGTACCTTCTGGTATCATTGCCATGCTTTGGGGATGTTTATTGGTATATTCATGCTTATTTGCTACAGGTAATTGGATTTACGGAGAAACAACCTATGCACTTATTCTAACAGGCGTGGCCATAGGTGCAGCCATAGGGCTGTTAAACGTATGGAGAAAGATGAGAAAAGTTATGCTGTAA